Proteins encoded together in one Undibacterium sp. CCC3.4 window:
- a CDS encoding GNAT family N-acetyltransferase, translated as MIHIRRAELSDAAQIQRVYASSGTYAATLQLPHPSVDLWQERLRQVSRDDTLLVAIYDGVIVATAGLHIETTPRRSHVATLSLGVADSFTGRGVGTALLTELLSLSDNWLNLLRIELMVFCDSAAAVHLYKKFGFDIEGTHRGASLRNGLFADSYSMARLHPHQPTMPVRQS; from the coding sequence ATGATACATATCCGTCGTGCGGAACTCTCTGATGCGGCCCAGATTCAACGGGTCTATGCCAGCAGCGGTACCTATGCCGCTACCTTGCAATTGCCGCATCCTTCTGTCGATCTATGGCAGGAGCGTTTGCGCCAAGTCAGCCGTGATGACACCTTACTCGTCGCTATTTACGACGGCGTGATTGTCGCCACGGCCGGCCTGCACATCGAGACGACGCCACGACGTTCGCATGTCGCCACCCTGAGCCTGGGCGTGGCTGATTCGTTTACTGGACGCGGCGTCGGCACCGCTTTGCTGACCGAGTTACTGAGCCTGTCTGATAACTGGCTCAATTTGTTGCGCATAGAATTGATGGTCTTTTGTGATAGTGCGGCGGCCGTACATCTGTACAAGAAATTCGGTTTCGATATCGAAGGCACGCATCGTGGTGCCAGCTTACGCAATGGCTTGTTTGCCGATAGTTATTCGATGGCGCGACTGCACCCGCATCAACCAACGATGCCGGTGCGTCAATCATGA
- the alaS gene encoding alanine--tRNA ligase has product MNSSEIRDKFLSFFESKGHTRVRSSSLIPGNDPTLLFTNSGMVQFKDVFLGQDQRAYNRATTAQRCVRAGGKHNDLENVGYTARHHTFFEMLGNFSFGAYFKTEAIHSAWELLTTVYGLPKDKLTVTVYQEDDEAYAIWKDEIGVPAERIIRIGDNKGARYASDNFWQMAETGPCGPCTEIFYDHGADIWGGPPGSAEEDGDRFIEIWNLVFMQFNKDEHGVLHPLPKPCVDTGMGLERLSAVLQHVHSNYEIDTFQNLIKAAARETGCTDLENNSLRVIADHIRCASFLIVDGIIPGNEGRGYVLRRITRRALRHGHKLGQSQPFFYKLVADLVKEMGGAYPELAAAGERVAQVLKQEEERFGETLEHGMKILEAALAKDSSHLDGDTAFTLYDTYGFPLDLTADICRERHVTLDEAGFTAAMDRQKQTARAAGKFKMAAAIDYSGEKTRFVGYEHLQQEAKVVALYVDGSAVQAITVGQLAIVVLDTTPFYAESGGQCGDCGTLVVADGSLFAVSDTLKVQADVFGHHGVLQNGSLQLGQSINASVALDVRAQIMRNHSATHLMHKALREVLGSHVAQKGSLVDVEKTRFDFSHNAPLSSEEIRSVETLVNREILANSATRAQSMAYDDAVKHGAMALFGEKYGDEVRVLDIGSSRELCGGTHVVRTGDIGLFKIVAEGGVAAGIRRVEAVTGEVALTLVQNLSTRLNQAAAALKAPAEELIPRITQVQDHVKALEKELAGLKSKLASNQGDELLSQALDIQGIQVLAVTLEGADLTALRETMDKLKDKLKTAAIVLAAVNEGKVTLIAGVTADSTARIKAGDLVNFVAQQVGGKGGGRPDMAQAGGTDASGLAKALAAVPEWINARL; this is encoded by the coding sequence ATGAACTCGTCCGAAATCCGCGATAAATTCCTCAGTTTTTTTGAATCCAAGGGCCATACGCGCGTGCGTTCGTCCAGCCTGATACCGGGCAATGACCCGACCCTGTTGTTTACCAATTCGGGCATGGTGCAATTCAAAGATGTCTTCCTCGGTCAAGATCAGCGCGCCTATAACCGCGCTACCACGGCACAGCGCTGCGTGCGCGCCGGCGGTAAGCATAATGATTTGGAAAACGTCGGTTATACGGCACGTCATCATACTTTCTTTGAAATGCTCGGCAATTTCTCGTTTGGTGCTTACTTCAAAACCGAGGCCATCCACTCGGCCTGGGAATTGCTGACCACCGTCTATGGTTTGCCAAAAGATAAATTAACCGTTACCGTGTATCAAGAAGATGACGAAGCCTATGCCATTTGGAAAGATGAAATCGGCGTACCGGCCGAGCGCATCATCCGCATCGGTGACAATAAGGGCGCGCGCTACGCGTCTGATAATTTCTGGCAAATGGCGGAAACCGGCCCCTGTGGTCCGTGTACCGAAATTTTCTATGATCATGGCGCCGATATTTGGGGCGGCCCACCGGGCTCGGCCGAAGAAGATGGCGACCGCTTCATCGAAATTTGGAATTTGGTGTTCATGCAGTTTAATAAAGATGAGCACGGCGTGCTGCATCCTTTACCGAAACCCTGCGTCGATACCGGCATGGGTCTGGAACGTTTGTCGGCAGTACTGCAGCATGTACACTCGAATTATGAAATCGACACCTTCCAAAATCTGATCAAGGCAGCCGCGCGCGAAACCGGCTGTACCGATTTGGAAAACAATTCCCTGCGCGTGATCGCCGATCATATTCGCTGCGCCAGCTTCCTGATTGTCGATGGCATTATTCCCGGCAACGAAGGGCGCGGCTATGTTTTGCGTCGGATTACCCGCCGCGCGCTGCGCCATGGTCACAAACTCGGCCAGAGCCAGCCATTCTTTTACAAACTCGTGGCCGATCTGGTCAAGGAAATGGGTGGCGCTTATCCGGAACTGGCCGCGGCCGGCGAACGCGTCGCGCAAGTGCTCAAGCAAGAAGAAGAACGTTTCGGTGAAACCCTCGAACACGGCATGAAAATCCTCGAAGCGGCGCTGGCCAAAGACAGTAGCCACCTCGATGGCGATACCGCCTTCACGCTCTACGACACCTATGGTTTTCCGCTCGATCTGACCGCCGATATCTGTCGCGAACGCCATGTTACCCTCGATGAAGCCGGCTTCACCGCGGCCATGGACCGACAAAAACAAACCGCGCGCGCCGCCGGTAAATTTAAAATGGCAGCAGCGATTGACTACAGCGGTGAAAAAACCCGCTTCGTCGGTTACGAACACTTGCAACAAGAAGCCAAAGTCGTCGCCCTCTACGTCGATGGCAGCGCCGTTCAAGCGATCACGGTCGGTCAATTGGCCATTGTGGTACTCGATACCACACCGTTTTACGCCGAATCGGGCGGGCAGTGCGGCGATTGCGGCACGCTGGTGGTGGCCGACGGCAGTCTGTTTGCCGTCAGTGATACGCTCAAAGTACAGGCCGATGTGTTCGGCCATCACGGTGTGCTGCAAAACGGCAGCCTGCAACTGGGGCAAAGCATCAACGCCAGCGTTGCCTTGGATGTGCGCGCTCAGATCATGCGCAATCACTCCGCCACCCACTTGATGCACAAAGCCTTGCGCGAAGTCTTGGGCAGCCATGTCGCACAAAAAGGTTCCTTGGTCGACGTCGAAAAAACTCGTTTCGATTTCAGCCACAATGCGCCGCTCTCGAGCGAAGAAATTCGCAGCGTCGAAACCCTGGTCAATCGCGAAATTCTCGCCAACAGCGCCACCCGTGCACAATCGATGGCCTATGATGACGCCGTCAAACACGGTGCCATGGCTTTGTTCGGTGAAAAATATGGCGATGAAGTGCGGGTGCTCGACATCGGCAGTTCGCGCGAATTGTGCGGCGGTACCCACGTCGTTCGTACTGGTGATATCGGCCTGTTCAAAATTGTCGCCGAAGGCGGTGTCGCAGCCGGTATCCGTCGGGTCGAAGCCGTTACCGGTGAAGTCGCCCTCACGCTGGTACAAAACCTCAGTACGCGCCTCAACCAAGCCGCCGCCGCCTTGAAAGCGCCGGCCGAAGAATTAATCCCGCGTATCACCCAGGTACAAGACCACGTCAAAGCCTTGGAAAAAGAATTGGCTGGTTTGAAGTCGAAACTGGCCAGTAATCAAGGTGACGAATTGCTCTCCCAAGCCCTAGATATTCAGGGCATACAGGTGTTGGCCGTCACGCTTGAGGGTGCCGACCTGACAGCGCTGCGTGAAACCATGGATAAGCTCAAAGACAAGCTGAAAACCGCAGCCATTGTGTTAGCGGCTGTCAATGAAGGAAAAGTGACTTTGATCGCCGGCGTCACGGCCGACAGTACCGCCAGAATCAAGGCGGGCGATCTGGTGAACTTCGTTGCGCAACAAGTAGGCGGCAAAGGCGGTGGCCGTCCTGATATGGCGCAGGCCGGCGGTACCGATGCGAGCGGCTTGGCCAAAGCGCTGGCAGCTGTGCCTGAGTGGATCAACGCGCGCTTATGA
- the ugpQ gene encoding glycerophosphodiester phosphodiesterase codes for MWPYPKVLAHRGGGRLAPENTIAALACGLSHGFAAVEFDVMLSKDSVPVLMHDPDFGRTIAGIGNVATTAVADLQEMDAGAWFSAEFAGERVPTYAEAMAYCRRHGIWMNVEIKPVPGYETLTGGIVAAMSAACFADVASERVEQLPLLSSFSIAALHAARLAAPALPRAWLCDRIEADWQRQLAELGAVALHTNEAFLTPELARAVKHSGAALFCYTVNSPTRARELLSWGVDGFCTDRIDLIAADFK; via the coding sequence ATGTGGCCCTATCCCAAAGTTCTTGCCCATCGCGGCGGCGGCCGACTGGCACCGGAAAACACCATCGCGGCCTTGGCCTGCGGTTTGTCGCATGGTTTTGCTGCAGTCGAATTTGATGTCATGTTATCAAAGGACAGCGTACCTGTGCTCATGCATGACCCGGATTTCGGCAGAACTATCGCCGGAATAGGTAATGTTGCAACAACCGCAGTAGCTGATTTACAGGAAATGGATGCCGGTGCCTGGTTTTCCGCCGAATTCGCCGGTGAGCGCGTGCCGACCTATGCCGAGGCCATGGCATATTGCCGTCGCCACGGTATTTGGATGAATGTCGAAATCAAACCGGTGCCGGGCTACGAAACGCTTACCGGCGGCATCGTCGCCGCCATGAGCGCGGCCTGTTTTGCCGATGTCGCCAGCGAACGGGTAGAGCAATTGCCCTTATTATCCTCGTTTTCCATCGCTGCCTTACACGCGGCTCGGCTGGCCGCACCGGCGCTGCCGCGCGCCTGGTTATGCGACCGTATCGAAGCGGACTGGCAACGCCAGTTGGCCGAGCTCGGTGCTGTTGCACTGCATACCAACGAAGCCTTTCTGACGCCGGAACTGGCGCGCGCGGTCAAACACAGCGGTGCTGCTTTATTTTGTTACACCGTCAACAGCCCGACGCGCGCACGCGAACTGCTGAGCTGGGGCGTCGATGGATTTTGTACCGACCGCATCGACCTCATTGCGGCCGATTTTAAGTAA